The Streptomyces tendae DNA segment GATGGCGCTCGCCGACCAGTTCCCCGAGCTGATCCGGGAGCGGTGCGCGGGGGTCGCCCTGGTCGGCACGTCGTCGGGGCGGCTGGGGGAGGTTAACTTCGGGCTGCCGGTGGCGGGGGTCAACGCGGTGCGCCGGGTGCTGCCCGGGGTGCTGAAGGCGCTGGGCCAGCGGGCCGAACTGGTGGAGAAGGGGCGTCGGGCGACGGCCGACCTGTTCGCCGGGGTCGTCAAGCGGTATTCGTTCGCCTCGCGGGACGTCGATCCGGCGGTCGCGCGGTTCGCCGAGCGGATGATCGAGTCGACGCCGATCGACGTGGTGGCCGAGTACTACCCGGCGTTCGACGGTCACGACAAGGCGGAGGCCCTGGCTCACTTCGTCGGGCTGCCGGTGCTGGTGCTCGCCGGGGTGGGGGATCTTGTCACCCCCAGTGAGCACAGCGAGTCCATCGCCGGCCTGCTCCCGGACGCGGAGCTGGTGATGGTGCCCGACGCCGGGCACCTGGTGATGCTGGAGCATCCGGAGCAGGTGACCGACCGCCTCGCCGACCTGCTCGTGCGCGTGGGCGCGGTGCCCTCAGGGGCTACCGTGGGTGGCTATGGAAGCAGCAGTACCGCAGACCCCGGCTGAACTGACCGTCACCTCCCCCGAGCAGATGCGCGACCTCGGGCGCAGCCTCGCCAAGCTGCTGCGCGCGGGTGACCTCGTGCTGCTCTCAGGCGAGCTCGGGGCCGGCAAGACGACGCTGACCCGCGGGCTCGGCGAGGGGCTCGGCGTGCGGGGCGCCGTGACCTCGCCGACGTTCGTCATCGCCCGGGTGCACCCCTCGCTGGGCGACGGCCCGCCGCTCGTGCACGTCGACGCCTACCGGCTGTCCGGAGGCCTCGACGAGATGGAGGACCTGGACCTCGACGTCTCGCTGCCGGAGTCGGTGGTCGTCGTGGAGTGGGGCGAGGGCAAGGTCGAGGAGCTGACCGAGGACCGGCTGCACGTCGTCATCCACCGGGCGGTCGGCGACACCACGGACGAGGTGCGGCACGTGACCGTGCGCGGTCTGGGCGAGCGCTGGGCCGGAGCCGAGCTGAGCGTGCTGTCCGCCTGAGCGGACGGGCCCGCGCCCGGATTCCGACAAGGTGTCGGCACGGTGTTGCGTCCGGCGTGTCCGGCGTGGTCACATGGTATCCAGCTCGTGGTTAGGCATACCTAACCACGTCCGCCCCCGACTTCCAGGAGGCGTCCATGCCGGCCACCCACAGCGCGCGTGAATCCGCACCGCGGCCGCAGCCGGTCTCCGGGGTGCCCATGCGGGACCTGCTCGCCGCCTGCGCGGCGGCCGCGGCGGTCTCCACCCCGCCGCCCGCCCCCGAGCCGCGGCGGCGGGAACCGGTGCGCCGGCACCGCGAGGCCGCCTGAGCGCTCAGGGCACGACGACGACCGCCCGGCCGATCGTCGCGAACTTCCACATCGCCGCGCCGTCCGCCCGGGTCTCCCGGATCCCGCCCGTGCGCTCCTGCGGGTCCAGCACGGGCGCCGAGCCGTCGACCGCCGCGCTGAAGCCGATCACCGTGCCGTCGACGGCGGCGAAACGCACCACGTGCTCCACCGGCACGCCGTCCGAGCCGGTGACCGACCCCGACCGGGACGTGACCCG contains these protein-coding regions:
- a CDS encoding alpha/beta fold hydrolase; translation: MSESSTQAVTAASAGGWRRATGVAGLAIGVLATGAAAGVAIERMTVGRGMRRKARLVLDSAGPYGSLRGTPGKAYADDGTELYYEVDDVEPDGQDERRRRLFGRRPPAPVTVVFSHGYCLNQDSWHFQRAALRGVVRTVHWDQRSHGRSARGAAQVERGEPVSIEQLGRDLKAVIDAAAPEGPLVLVGHSMGGMTVMALADQFPELIRERCAGVALVGTSSGRLGEVNFGLPVAGVNAVRRVLPGVLKALGQRAELVEKGRRATADLFAGVVKRYSFASRDVDPAVARFAERMIESTPIDVVAEYYPAFDGHDKAEALAHFVGLPVLVLAGVGDLVTPSEHSESIAGLLPDAELVMVPDAGHLVMLEHPEQVTDRLADLLVRVGAVPSGATVGGYGSSSTADPG
- the tsaE gene encoding tRNA (adenosine(37)-N6)-threonylcarbamoyltransferase complex ATPase subunit type 1 TsaE; the encoded protein is MEAAVPQTPAELTVTSPEQMRDLGRSLAKLLRAGDLVLLSGELGAGKTTLTRGLGEGLGVRGAVTSPTFVIARVHPSLGDGPPLVHVDAYRLSGGLDEMEDLDLDVSLPESVVVVEWGEGKVEELTEDRLHVVIHRAVGDTTDEVRHVTVRGLGERWAGAELSVLSA